Proteins from a genomic interval of Cupriavidus sp. P-10:
- the pilP gene encoding type IV pilus biogenesis protein PilP has product MSKTKPVAVLSAVLLCASVAQAAPLRDLVDEQRAAMADEIAKKRAESKAKVDAPAAGTQSAAAPVQTQVVGEDTKPRIEDVSVVAVYGEVGKLTADVSVKGGVPTAVKEGYEVMPGWYVDSITSQRVNFTRGKKKAKGVTRHVVYLSEPATVATTQSRGIAPPTGFGSSLPPIIAPTPTQVSPLAQALTNMAAGAAKR; this is encoded by the coding sequence ATGTCAAAGACTAAGCCGGTCGCGGTTCTCTCCGCGGTGCTGCTGTGCGCTTCGGTCGCACAGGCCGCGCCGTTGCGGGATCTTGTAGACGAGCAGCGCGCAGCGATGGCTGATGAGATTGCGAAGAAGCGAGCGGAGTCGAAGGCGAAAGTAGACGCACCAGCTGCCGGTACGCAATCCGCTGCGGCCCCTGTCCAGACGCAAGTTGTGGGGGAAGACACCAAGCCACGCATTGAGGACGTCTCAGTGGTAGCCGTGTATGGTGAAGTGGGAAAGCTCACTGCCGATGTTTCCGTGAAGGGCGGCGTGCCCACCGCGGTCAAGGAAGGCTATGAAGTCATGCCGGGCTGGTACGTGGACTCGATTACTTCGCAAAGAGTGAACTTCACCCGAGGCAAGAAGAAGGCCAAGGGGGTCACACGTCATGTCGTCTACTTGTCCGAGCCCGCAACGGTCGCAACCACGCAATCGCGCGGCATCGCACCTCCAACTGGCTTCGGCTCTTCCTTGCCGCCTATCATCGCACCGACCCCGACGCAAGTCAGTCCCTTGGCGCAGGCTTTGACGAACATGGCAGCTGGCGCTGCCAAGCGCTAA
- the pilO2 gene encoding type 4b pilus protein PilO2, with amino-acid sequence MSVHIVPVGDALAVFGLSWHPLSDTDRERAEARQLFKEFDASHSVRAASQVEVLYGLLPADDRRSLVAAGTIPRNAKLVSPAILLATMPDAGTNLLWAEFRGDSAHMAVVENGVPFPGGDYRGSKAEVMAAAESILAQTDSKFQFFGNLLPDSIPLPLADLVKEGDIKGATLTPASRGVDPKLLLLVALLAVVGAGYGYSTWSKERDRAARLAARAKQQDPQKLYAASLAAALSTAGPPVAEAAPPLIESAMNQEVYEGGWMMKQVVCEASGCTYAWENVGGNNFSLKSAMGGREITASLDGKGASFTVPAKNAPPSLLDPSRLPTMQHFMEDTGSFSQDVRLIGVQYTFTPTEIFGADPAIPAGSIKSPVRAGTFSYTGPLALATEIASLLPRNMTFARVTLGSDSTGPTFNLEGKYYVKD; translated from the coding sequence ATGTCTGTGCACATTGTTCCAGTGGGCGACGCACTGGCCGTCTTCGGTCTAAGCTGGCACCCGCTTAGCGACACCGACCGCGAACGGGCGGAGGCGCGTCAACTGTTCAAGGAATTTGACGCGTCGCATAGCGTTCGCGCGGCAAGCCAGGTGGAGGTCCTCTACGGCTTGCTGCCAGCTGATGACCGGCGTTCGTTGGTCGCTGCCGGCACGATCCCGCGCAACGCTAAGCTGGTATCGCCTGCAATCCTCCTGGCGACGATGCCGGACGCGGGGACAAACCTACTTTGGGCGGAATTCCGTGGCGACTCGGCGCATATGGCGGTCGTTGAGAACGGTGTTCCCTTCCCAGGTGGCGACTATCGTGGCTCGAAGGCGGAGGTAATGGCCGCAGCCGAATCCATCCTGGCGCAGACCGATTCGAAGTTCCAGTTCTTTGGGAACTTGCTGCCTGACAGCATCCCACTGCCGCTAGCAGACCTGGTCAAAGAGGGTGACATCAAGGGAGCTACCCTGACGCCAGCGTCGCGTGGCGTCGATCCGAAGCTACTGCTCCTTGTGGCACTGCTTGCTGTGGTCGGCGCGGGATACGGCTACTCGACCTGGAGCAAGGAACGTGACAGGGCGGCTCGCTTGGCGGCGCGCGCCAAGCAACAGGATCCTCAGAAGCTGTATGCTGCAAGCCTCGCAGCGGCTCTCTCAACAGCCGGCCCTCCGGTCGCGGAGGCCGCGCCGCCTCTCATCGAATCAGCGATGAATCAGGAGGTGTACGAAGGCGGGTGGATGATGAAGCAGGTTGTCTGTGAGGCAAGCGGCTGCACCTACGCATGGGAGAACGTCGGCGGCAACAATTTCTCGCTCAAGAGTGCGATGGGTGGAAGGGAAATCACCGCGTCTCTGGATGGAAAAGGAGCGTCGTTCACTGTGCCTGCGAAGAACGCGCCGCCTTCGCTCCTCGATCCTTCGCGCTTGCCCACCATGCAGCATTTCATGGAGGACACCGGTTCCTTTTCGCAGGACGTTCGCCTAATTGGCGTCCAATACACCTTCACACCTACGGAGATTTTCGGGGCGGACCCGGCCATTCCTGCAGGATCCATCAAATCGCCAGTTCGTGCTGGCACCTTCAGCTATACAGGCCCGCTCGCGCTTGCGACGGAGATCGCGTCGCTGTTGCCTCGCAACATGACATTTGCGCGCGTAACGCTGGGGTCCGATAGCACTGGGCCAACATTCAATCTGGAAGGCAAATACTATGTCAAAGACTAA
- the pilN gene encoding PilN family type IVB pilus formation outer membrane protein, translating to MNINPTVRRLFAASPLFLAACGTLQQNVDSQYMANRDAVTDYSNKVLTQTTTSNVPLVQKSSGAWLGGKALPLQADLTLPEVFRKRYAFKFPGKVGIETVAQRVTQVTGIPVRVKPDVLLPTTAFVTGGNAIAQTARQTAPTTTASSGSVLPPLPAPQTMGNQSSLLATGLSASGAFNPGLAEYEMNYEGPVSGFLDLLSARAGISWEYREGVISLHRLVTKIFTLKAIPGDSTFKSAIGKQGQTQAGAVGSTNSQSSAGYNSQTNIEMNSKFSLWESVEDAIKSVISPAGKYAISQASGTITVTDTRDVVDQVAKIVDHENAANTRQIAMRVEVLSVKLNNGQEFGVDWDLVFNQVSNLVPWSLRFSSPASLVSNNAANLGVSILAPTNGAMSASQARWGGSKAFFKALSSFGRVSVVTTANAMTLNRQPVPVAITNQTTYLAKVTPAPAGASGSAGGTPGLEPGTVTTGFLLNLLPTVLDSNSILLQFGLGISDLTALVDVPSGDQKIQAPEISSTDFLQKVAIRPGETLVLSGYERSAGQYDKRTLTSGAPIGLGGSINGTSNREAVVILVTPVLSEGAI from the coding sequence GTGAACATCAATCCTACCGTGCGCAGGCTCTTTGCCGCATCCCCGCTGTTTCTCGCCGCTTGCGGCACATTGCAGCAGAATGTCGACAGCCAATACATGGCGAACCGCGACGCCGTCACCGACTACAGCAACAAGGTCCTCACCCAAACGACGACCAGCAATGTGCCGTTGGTCCAGAAGAGCAGTGGGGCCTGGCTTGGCGGTAAGGCGCTGCCTCTTCAGGCAGATCTCACCCTCCCGGAGGTGTTTCGCAAGCGCTACGCCTTCAAGTTTCCGGGGAAAGTTGGGATTGAGACTGTCGCCCAGCGCGTGACGCAGGTAACTGGAATTCCCGTCCGCGTGAAGCCCGACGTTCTCCTGCCCACCACCGCATTTGTGACCGGTGGTAATGCCATCGCGCAGACCGCACGTCAAACTGCACCGACGACTACCGCGAGCAGCGGATCTGTCTTGCCACCGCTCCCCGCGCCTCAAACGATGGGCAATCAGTCGTCGCTGCTGGCGACAGGCCTGTCAGCAAGCGGGGCATTCAACCCCGGCCTTGCCGAGTATGAAATGAACTACGAGGGCCCAGTCAGTGGCTTTCTGGATCTTCTGTCTGCTCGCGCTGGGATCTCGTGGGAATATCGAGAGGGCGTAATTTCGCTGCATCGCCTGGTGACGAAGATCTTCACCCTCAAAGCGATTCCAGGTGATTCGACATTCAAGTCGGCCATCGGCAAGCAAGGCCAGACGCAAGCTGGTGCTGTGGGGTCGACAAACTCCCAGTCGAGCGCGGGCTACAACTCGCAGACGAACATCGAGATGAACTCAAAGTTCAGCCTCTGGGAGTCGGTTGAGGACGCGATCAAGTCGGTGATCTCCCCCGCAGGCAAGTACGCGATCTCGCAGGCCTCGGGCACCATCACGGTGACGGATACGCGAGATGTTGTCGACCAGGTGGCGAAGATTGTCGATCACGAGAATGCTGCCAACACGCGCCAGATTGCAATGCGCGTGGAAGTCCTGTCCGTCAAGCTGAACAACGGTCAGGAATTCGGTGTCGACTGGGATCTGGTGTTCAATCAAGTCTCCAATCTGGTGCCGTGGTCCTTGCGCTTCTCCTCGCCCGCGTCGCTTGTCAGTAACAACGCAGCGAACCTCGGCGTATCGATTCTCGCGCCGACGAATGGCGCGATGTCGGCCTCGCAGGCGCGATGGGGCGGCTCGAAGGCGTTCTTCAAAGCGCTGTCGAGCTTCGGGCGCGTGAGCGTGGTCACAACCGCGAACGCAATGACTTTGAATCGCCAACCCGTTCCGGTCGCGATCACGAATCAGACTACCTATCTCGCGAAGGTCACGCCTGCTCCTGCAGGTGCCAGTGGCAGTGCCGGGGGTACGCCGGGTCTGGAACCTGGTACGGTGACAACCGGTTTCCTGCTGAATCTTTTGCCGACTGTCCTGGACAGCAACAGCATTCTGTTGCAGTTTGGTCTCGGTATCTCGGATCTCACGGCGCTCGTGGACGTCCCATCTGGCGATCAGAAGATCCAGGCACCGGAGATCTCCTCGACTGACTTCCTGCAGAAAGTCGCGATCCGACCTGGGGAAACGCTCGTGCTGTCAGGCTATGAGCGCAGCGCGGGTCAATACGACAAGCGCACGCTGACATCCGGCGCGCCTATCGGATTGGGTGGGTCGATCAACGGCACGTCCAATCGCGAAGCCGTGGTCATCCTGGTGACGCCGGTCCTGTCCGAAGGCGCAATCTAA
- a CDS encoding toxin co-regulated pilus biosynthesis Q family protein, translating into MDKKNLVAALMASGLLCSGGAMAGFINESAPAAPTPAASTQTPAGESKPAEAKQPESNQSPGKQLSETRATAGRLVEIGTRPASVKEARGKGSAMALADVVPAVLPTAFHADYADVSRNVPVSWSGGKPWPVVMGEVVSQLPGVVATIDWTNQTITFGMQKVRATGPGSANAVPAAARWEVRASDLTLRQSLMRWAKDAGWQVAWEVKYDFPVQLEAAFGGTFEDAVEQFTASLRTSEFPLLGCMYEGNRVVRILHYGDKKECEK; encoded by the coding sequence ATGGATAAGAAGAACCTGGTGGCAGCGCTGATGGCGAGCGGTCTGCTCTGTAGCGGCGGGGCCATGGCCGGCTTCATCAATGAATCTGCACCCGCAGCGCCAACTCCTGCTGCGTCGACCCAGACGCCTGCTGGCGAGAGCAAGCCCGCAGAGGCCAAGCAACCCGAGTCGAACCAAAGCCCCGGAAAGCAACTTTCTGAGACACGCGCTACAGCTGGTCGTCTTGTCGAGATTGGTACACGACCGGCAAGTGTTAAGGAGGCGCGAGGAAAGGGCTCGGCCATGGCGCTCGCAGATGTAGTCCCTGCAGTCTTGCCGACGGCTTTTCACGCAGACTACGCGGATGTAAGCCGTAACGTGCCCGTCAGTTGGTCTGGCGGCAAGCCATGGCCTGTAGTCATGGGAGAGGTGGTTTCACAATTGCCTGGTGTTGTTGCCACGATTGACTGGACCAATCAAACCATCACATTCGGCATGCAGAAGGTGCGCGCTACGGGCCCAGGCTCTGCCAATGCAGTGCCCGCGGCAGCGAGATGGGAAGTGCGCGCAAGCGACCTCACGCTGCGCCAGTCGCTGATGCGTTGGGCGAAGGACGCCGGCTGGCAAGTTGCATGGGAAGTGAAGTACGACTTCCCGGTGCAGCTCGAGGCTGCATTCGGTGGCACGTTCGAAGACGCGGTGGAGCAATTCACAGCTTCGCTGCGGACCAGCGAATTCCCGCTGCTGGGCTGCATGTACGAAGGAAATCGTGTGGTCCGTATCCTCCATTACGGCGACAAGAAGGAATGCGAAAAGTGA
- the icmT gene encoding IcmT/TraK family protein, with protein sequence MSGRKSIWRDAARTPRIASIDARAFFPLIFALFHMRVWTFSVAFIVVVMFRLMETRGYTLPVFLRAVRHWLRGRSVASRGWWVHRRFFD encoded by the coding sequence ATGAGTGGCAGAAAGTCGATTTGGCGTGATGCAGCTCGTACGCCTCGCATTGCATCCATCGATGCGCGCGCGTTCTTTCCGCTCATTTTCGCGCTCTTTCACATGCGCGTGTGGACGTTCAGCGTCGCGTTCATTGTTGTTGTGATGTTTCGACTCATGGAGACACGCGGCTACACATTGCCCGTGTTCCTGAGAGCGGTTCGGCACTGGCTACGTGGCAGGAGTGTGGCTTCTCGCGGGTGGTGGGTACACCGCCGCTTCTTTGACTGA
- a CDS encoding type IV pilus twitching motility protein PilT, whose product MTHDYIQPFDLAPNFSESECQSFLSYCSEKGASDIVLQTNDYAWVEIKGRQRKASTRPLRDQEIKALLSGAFGADLIGVIRGGRDADRPYRFTIARENFRYRVNIASGQIGDSDDGISVTMRSIPETPVAMPSLGLPAGIEENLYQPRGLVLICGPTGSGKTTLMSAFYAHCSEHVGDAKILLYEDPIEFLYTKVKNNGPRIRQMQIGRHIPDFAAGVRNAMRCKPTIIGIGEARDAETIGTLVEAALTGHGAYATMHTDSVAETISRAIQVFPPAQHSAVASKLLGSIRLVVVQILVPTLDGDRLAVREWLYFDDAIRAEMGEMDYTSWGSYLRRQVAERNQSMSGGLKVLLEAGRIDAKAYKRYAGEANA is encoded by the coding sequence ATGACGCACGACTACATCCAGCCGTTCGATCTGGCTCCGAACTTCTCCGAAAGCGAGTGCCAGTCCTTTCTCAGCTATTGCTCTGAGAAGGGCGCCTCCGACATCGTCCTGCAGACCAATGACTACGCCTGGGTCGAGATCAAAGGCCGTCAGCGCAAGGCGAGCACTCGTCCTCTGCGCGACCAAGAGATCAAGGCGCTGTTGAGCGGCGCGTTTGGAGCAGACCTGATTGGCGTTATTCGCGGCGGGCGTGATGCTGACCGCCCATATCGCTTCACCATTGCGCGCGAGAACTTTCGCTATCGCGTGAACATCGCGAGTGGCCAGATTGGCGACTCCGATGACGGCATATCCGTGACCATGCGCTCGATTCCAGAAACGCCCGTCGCGATGCCGTCGCTCGGCCTGCCTGCCGGCATCGAGGAAAACTTGTACCAGCCGCGCGGCCTGGTGCTGATCTGCGGCCCGACGGGTTCTGGTAAGACGACGTTGATGTCGGCGTTCTATGCCCACTGCTCTGAGCACGTCGGCGACGCGAAGATCCTCCTCTACGAAGATCCCATCGAGTTCCTCTATACGAAGGTGAAGAACAATGGCCCGCGCATTCGGCAAATGCAGATTGGCCGCCACATTCCGGATTTCGCAGCTGGCGTGCGCAATGCCATGCGATGCAAGCCAACGATCATCGGTATTGGCGAAGCCCGTGACGCTGAGACCATCGGCACGCTGGTGGAGGCCGCCCTCACGGGGCACGGCGCCTACGCGACCATGCACACCGATAGTGTTGCAGAAACCATCAGCCGCGCCATTCAGGTCTTCCCGCCCGCGCAGCATTCGGCAGTGGCGTCCAAGCTGCTGGGGTCGATCCGTCTCGTTGTCGTGCAGATCCTCGTGCCGACTCTGGATGGCGACCGCTTGGCTGTCCGCGAATGGCTGTACTTCGATGATGCGATTCGCGCCGAGATGGGCGAAATGGACTACACGAGTTGGGGCAGCTACCTGCGCCGCCAGGTCGCAGAGCGCAATCAAAGCATGAGTGGCGGACTAAAGGTGTTGTTGGAGGCAGGGCGCATCGACGCGAAAGCCTACAAGCGCTACGCAGGGGAGGCAAACGCATGA
- a CDS encoding type IV secretory system conjugative DNA transfer family protein, which produces MRIDPKALLPLAAALVFASEAAIAQMSLDQISSLSADTVPADVEVTPVRAAILREAARSMGSQAGLADRCAVLVADLEKRAYVLDRQYRFSAYVTKNGLLPPVITEARDAVQSSDEQVRVADRIYKIVVKAKPVTTPPSWRDYLFVGLRLTKDVPMPVSSALPKTPAEKAFWKKNVADGWAHGQKLADEILERNLARLDRDFIGIMRYSYLLNNGMVSEPTVAVAPRVVSGDRNELRLGDTLMRVTDTGGFITDPKKWQPTVLPASGAAK; this is translated from the coding sequence GTGCGAATTGACCCCAAGGCGCTCTTGCCGCTTGCTGCCGCGCTAGTGTTTGCAAGCGAGGCAGCCATTGCGCAAATGTCGCTGGACCAGATCTCCTCACTTTCGGCGGACACCGTGCCCGCTGACGTTGAGGTGACGCCGGTTCGCGCCGCGATCTTGCGCGAGGCCGCACGGAGCATGGGGTCCCAGGCCGGTTTGGCTGACCGTTGCGCGGTGTTGGTGGCCGACCTGGAAAAGCGCGCCTATGTGCTTGACAGGCAATATCGCTTCTCCGCGTACGTCACCAAGAATGGGCTCCTGCCGCCAGTGATTACCGAAGCCCGGGACGCCGTTCAGTCGTCCGACGAGCAGGTCCGTGTGGCCGACCGCATTTACAAGATCGTCGTCAAGGCGAAGCCAGTAACGACTCCACCTTCCTGGCGCGACTACCTCTTCGTGGGCTTGCGCCTGACCAAGGACGTACCGATGCCTGTGTCGTCGGCACTGCCAAAAACTCCCGCGGAAAAGGCGTTCTGGAAGAAGAACGTCGCCGATGGTTGGGCTCATGGTCAGAAGCTGGCGGACGAGATTCTTGAGCGGAACCTCGCCAGGCTGGACCGCGACTTCATTGGAATCATGCGGTACTCGTATCTCCTAAACAACGGCATGGTGTCTGAGCCGACCGTCGCGGTGGCCCCTCGTGTGGTGAGCGGAGACCGCAACGAGCTGCGTTTGGGTGACACGCTCATGCGGGTCACGGATACGGGCGGCTTCATTACCGACCCCAAAAAGTGGCAACCAACTGTGCTGCCAGCCTCGGGAGCGGCGAAATGA